A window of Candidatus Dojkabacteria bacterium contains these coding sequences:
- a CDS encoding DUF4013 domain-containing protein: MMKFDVVEVFKYPTLDKEWVRKLVMITAPLAVVYLISSLIRFSSNILDVLSEFSDTADDFTYLLIYMGLIGVALLFSLASLPLMLYISGYTLEATRSVMAGNRDTLPEHVEIGHKMLDGLKLWLARLPYYIGLTLAWVIALAIFFFGAVVSFTDGGSIPIGVVMMIFAGLLVLAMIAVSFVLTFFVMPTTTYQYLKYNSVTAAWDLKKVYRISKLNWKNFGLSELITYVASIITGIVSFVLTFCLIGWIAQAAGFVWLGLVRARLLGQAFAEAEE, encoded by the coding sequence ATGATGAAATTCGATGTGGTCGAAGTTTTTAAATACCCAACGCTCGACAAAGAATGGGTGAGGAAGCTAGTGATGATCACTGCACCATTGGCGGTCGTTTATCTAATCAGCAGCCTGATCAGGTTTAGCTCAAATATACTAGATGTATTATCTGAATTCAGTGATACAGCCGACGATTTTACATATTTACTAATCTACATGGGGCTAATCGGAGTCGCACTGCTGTTTTCGCTGGCATCATTACCATTAATGCTGTACATCAGCGGTTATACACTTGAAGCTACTAGAAGTGTAATGGCAGGCAACAGAGATACACTTCCAGAGCATGTAGAGATCGGTCATAAAATGCTCGATGGGCTTAAGCTATGGCTTGCGAGATTGCCTTACTATATAGGGCTAACATTGGCCTGGGTAATTGCATTGGCAATCTTCTTTTTTGGTGCAGTAGTCTCATTTACAGATGGCGGCAGCATTCCTATTGGAGTAGTGATGATGATTTTCGCTGGACTACTTGTGCTTGCAATGATCGCGGTATCATTCGTGCTTACATTTTTTGTAATGCCAACAACAACTTACCAATATCTGAAATATAACTCCGTTACCGCCGCTTGGGATCTGAAGAAGGTGTATCGAATATCAAAGCTTAACTGGAAGAACTTCGGCTTATCAGAGCTGATCACGTATGTGGCCTCAATAATCACAGGCATTGTGAGTTTCGTGCTTACTTTCTGTCTTATTGGATGGATCGCACAAGCGGCTGGCTTTGTATGGCTTGGACTAGTAAGGGCTAGGCTTCTGGGTCAGGCGTTTGCAGAGGCTGAAGAGTAG